One window of the Eucalyptus grandis isolate ANBG69807.140 chromosome 8, ASM1654582v1, whole genome shotgun sequence genome contains the following:
- the LOC104415184 gene encoding major strawberry allergen Fra a 1.06, protein MGVTTYTQEFTTPIAPSRMFKALIVDSHNLIPKIAPQGIKSIEFVEGDGGAGSIKVTNFAEGGHLKSVKHKIDALDTENLVCKYTLIEGDVIFDKIESVVYEVQFLPSGDGGCVCKMTSEYHTKGDVELKEEDIKQGKEKAMGLYKVVEEYLLANPDIYA, encoded by the exons ATGGGTGTCACCACATATACCCAAGAATTCACAACCCCCATTGCTCCATCAAGAATGTTCAAGGCTTTGATCGTTGATTCTCACAACCTAATTCCCAAGATTGCCCCTCAAGGTATTAAGAGCATCGAGtttgttgaaggagatggaggagcCGGAAGCATCAAGGTCACCAACTTTGCTGAAG GTGGCCACTTGAAGTCCGTGAAGCACAAGATTGATGCTCTCGATACCGAGAACCTAGTCTGTAAGTATACTTTGATCGAAGGTGATgtgatctttgacaagatcGAATCTGTTGTCTACGAGGTTCAATTCTTGCCTTCGGGCGATGGTGGATGTGTCTGTAAGATGACTAGTGAGTACCACACTAAGGGTGATGTGGAGCTCAAGGAAGAAGATATCAAACAGGGTAAAGAAAAGGCTATGGGACTCTACAAAGTTGTTGAGGAGTACTTGTTGGCAAACCCTGACATCTATGCGTAA
- the LOC104415183 gene encoding major allergen Pru ar 1: MGLITYDMEITTPIPPAKMFKAFVVDGDEIFPKILPQIFQSMNIVEGDGGPGTIKKITFGEASQFKYAKHMVDALDKEKLTYSYSWIEGDALMNIFEKISYDIKIEEGPDGGSICKNTSKYYAIGDIQFSEDQIKDGKEKVLGLFKALEGYLLANPNAC; the protein is encoded by the exons ATGGGTCTCATCACTTACGATATGGAGATCACCACCCCGATTCCGCCAGCTAAGATGTTCAAGGCGTTTGTTGTCGATGGCGACGAGATATTCCCAAAGATCCTCCCTCAAATCTTCCAAAGCATGAATATCGTCGAAGGTGATGGAGGGCCCGGAACCATCAAGAAGATTACCTTTGGGGAAG CTAGTCAATTCAAGTACGCGAAACACATGGTCGATGCCCTAGACAAGGAGAAGTTGACATACAGCTACAGCTGGATCGAGGGCGATGCCCTGATGAACATATTCGAGAAAATCTCGTACGACATCAAGATTGAGGAGGGCCCCGATGGAGGATCCATTTGCAAGAACACCAGCAAGTACTACGCCATCGGTGACATCCAGTTCAGCGAGGACCAAATCAAGGATGGCAAGGAAAAGGTGCTGGGCTTGTTTAAGGCTCTCGAGGGTTATCTCTTGGCGAACCCTAATGCTTGCTAA